In the Apteryx mantelli isolate bAptMan1 chromosome 1, bAptMan1.hap1, whole genome shotgun sequence genome, one interval contains:
- the PSMC2 gene encoding 26S proteasome regulatory subunit 7: MPDYLGADQRKTKEEEKEDKPIRALDEGDIALLKTYGQSTYSRQIKQVEDDIQQLLKKINELTGIKESDTGLAPPALWDLAADKQTLQSEQPLQVARCTKIINADSEDPKYIINVKQFAKFVVDLSDQVAPTDIEEGMRVGVDRNKYQIHIPLPPKIDPTVTMMQVEEKPDVTYSDVGGCKEQIEKLREVVETPLLHPERFVNLGIEPPKGVLLFGPPGTGKTLCARAVANRTDACFIRVIGSELVQKYVGEGARMVRELFEMARTKKACLIFFDEIDAIGGARFDDGAGGDNEVQRTMLELINQLDGFDPRGNIKVLMATNRPDTLDPALMRPGRLDRKIEFSLPDLEGRTHIFKIHARSMSVERDIRFELLARLCPNSTGAEIRSVCTEAGMFAIRARRKIATEKDFLEAVNKVIKSYAKFSATPRYMTYN, encoded by the exons ATGCCGGACTACCTGGGCGCCGACCAGAGGAAGaccaaggaggaggagaaggaggacaaGCCCATCCGCG CATTGGATGAAGGGGATATTGCCTTGCTGAAAACCTAT GGCCAGAGCACATATTCAAGGCAAATCAAACAAGTGGAAGATGATATTCAACAACTTCTTAAGAAAATCAATGAGCTTACAG GAATCAAGGAATCGGACACTGGCCTGGCTCCTCCGGCCCTTTGGGATCTTGCTGCAGATAAGCAAACTCTTCAAAGTGAGCAGCCATTGCAAGTTGCAAG GTGTACAAAGATAATCAATGCAGACTCCGAGGATCCCAAATACATTATCAATGTCAAGCAGTTTGCTAAATTTGTGGTGGATCTCAGTGACCAGGTGGCACCTACTGACATAGAAGAAGGCATGAGAGTTGG AGTGGACAGAAACAAGTATCAGATCCATATCCCCTTGCCTCCAAAGATTGATCCCACCGTCACCATGATGCAA GTAGAAGAGAAACCTGATGTCACTTACAGTGATGTTGGTGGTTGTAAAGAGCAGATTGAAAAGCTGAGAGAAGTGGTTGAAACCCCTCTGCTTCAT CCTGAAAGATTTGTTAACCTTGGAATTGAGCCTCCCAAAGGAGTACTTTTGTTTGGGCCACCTGGTACAGGCAAAACACTTTGTGCTCGTGCTGTTGCTAACAGGACTGATGCTTGCTTCATCAGAGTAATTGGATCTGAATTGGTACAGAAATATGTGGGAGAG GGAGCTCGAATGGTTCGTGAACTCTTTGAAATGGCTAGAACTAAAAAAGCTTGTCTTATATTCTTTGATGAAATTGATGCCATTGGAG GTGCTCGTTTTGAcgatggggcagggggggacaaTGAAGTGCAACGTACCATGCTGGAGCTGATCAACCAGCTGGATGGGTTTGATCCGCGAGGCAACATCAAAGTGCTGATGGCAACAAACAGACCTGATACTCTGGATCCAGCACTGATGAGGCCTGGGAGGCTGGATAGGAAGATCGAGTTTAGCTTGCCTGACCTTGAG GGAAGAACTCACATATTCAAGATACATGCTCGTTCCATGAGTGTTGAAAGAGACATCAGATTTGAGCTGTTGGCTCGACTGTGTCCTAATAGTACAG GAGCTGAGATTCGCAGTGTCTGCACAGAGGCAGGCATGTTTGCCATCCGAGCACGTCGAAAAATCGCAACAGAGAAGGACTTCTTAGAAGCTGTGAACAAAGTCATCAAATCGTATGCGAAATTCAGTGCTACCCCCCGCTACATGACCTACAACTAA